In Ruminiclostridium papyrosolvens DSM 2782, the following proteins share a genomic window:
- a CDS encoding glycosyltransferase family 2 protein produces the protein MNTDYEKGTATFVMAHWSQNHEESREHLKQAVDGILSQTNDNWQIVIVDDLSPSLEAREYLKKIKELKPEKIHLIFKATNDGPGISRNIGIEWAYKNNSPIILFNDADDVSHPKRLDTVRRIFMGDPEAGVVYSTFKVIDENMKPVPDKALTPSILEILEGHRENPVQGKDAWIQIGTVKGYTNLTSSTAVKTQIAYKYPFPEVIVSEDQHAWLRYSAGGGKFVYAADIPSLYRIPQGISTASRARREDFYSEKAVVDTDGFLEAIRIYDKAIGLCPEDRDSLLIKFYLKLAETLGREDQNSLARAQVVKAAGISRIKTEEQIALRGLQSHLWAKI, from the coding sequence GTGAATACAGATTATGAAAAAGGTACTGCAACCTTTGTAATGGCACATTGGAGTCAAAACCACGAAGAAAGCAGGGAACATCTGAAACAAGCCGTAGATGGAATACTAAGCCAAACCAACGATAATTGGCAAATTGTTATTGTGGACGATTTGTCTCCTTCCCTTGAAGCCAGAGAATACTTAAAAAAAATAAAAGAGCTTAAACCTGAAAAGATTCATCTAATATTTAAAGCAACAAACGATGGACCGGGTATAAGCCGTAATATTGGTATTGAATGGGCATATAAAAATAATTCGCCTATTATCCTCTTCAATGATGCTGATGATGTATCCCACCCAAAAAGACTGGATACTGTCAGAAGAATTTTTATGGGAGACCCCGAAGCCGGAGTTGTATATTCTACATTCAAAGTGATTGACGAAAATATGAAACCTGTTCCGGATAAAGCGTTGACTCCTTCCATACTTGAAATTCTTGAAGGGCACAGGGAGAACCCGGTGCAAGGAAAAGATGCGTGGATACAAATAGGTACTGTTAAGGGATATACCAATCTTACTTCATCAACGGCTGTAAAAACCCAGATAGCATATAAATATCCCTTCCCGGAAGTTATAGTATCAGAAGATCAGCATGCATGGCTAAGGTATTCTGCAGGAGGAGGAAAGTTTGTATATGCCGCAGATATTCCCTCATTATATAGAATTCCTCAAGGCATTTCTACAGCTTCCCGGGCAAGGAGAGAAGACTTCTATTCAGAGAAAGCTGTTGTTGACACAGATGGCTTTTTAGAGGCAATCAGAATTTATGACAAAGCCATAGGTCTATGTCCTGAAGACAGGGACAGCCTATTGATAAAATTTTATCTTAAACTGGCTGAGACACTTGGAAGAGAAGACCAAAACAGTTTAGCCAGAGCTCAAGTTGTCAAAGCTGCCGGGATTTCAAGAATCAAGACTGAGGAACAGATAGCTCTGAGGGGATTGCAGAGCCATCTATGGGCTAAAATATAA
- a CDS encoding acyl carrier protein — protein sequence MDNTVEAKLKELIIKNLLMKVSAQDITDETDLVRDFVLDSLQMLRLVWDIEIAFGISIQNQDSMVKLVAKYKLLKEYVLKRVSESTAMPAGTEKNV from the coding sequence ATGGATAATACTGTTGAAGCAAAATTAAAAGAACTGATTATTAAAAATCTGCTGATGAAGGTGTCGGCACAAGATATAACTGATGAAACGGATCTTGTAAGGGATTTCGTACTGGATTCCTTACAAATGCTGAGACTTGTATGGGATATAGAAATTGCATTCGGAATAAGTATTCAAAATCAGGATTCTATGGTGAAGCTGGTTGCGAAGTATAAGCTGCTTAAAGAATATGTTTTGAAAAGGGTATCAGAAAGTACAGCAATGCCGGCAGGAACAGAAAAAAATGTCTGA
- a CDS encoding HAD-IIIA family hydrolase, producing MTKTIEAYLTKASKLTASVEQSAFYTILDEIKRVLKRRHTVFIIGNGTSAATACHFANDLMKNAGGIIAGKLGFGIKVIALPENMPFFTAVSNDICLEQTYTQYLRAYASAGDLVMIFSSGTPHRNLIEAAKFSYTRGLRVVSITGQVPGTLEENSHVLYHIGSSIPEHVEDMQEFLCHSWAILLREELTQPVVFLDRDGVINEDRPDYIKSWNEFNFLPGVADAINKLNEKGYAVVVVTNQSAIGQKIISEETLEEIHKRMCEALLQQGAIISKIYYCPHTSSENCTCRKPQNGLITKAFDELPLDMENGILIGDRLTDIEAGLKSSLTTILLTHGRKHRDIIKATPHYSARDLTGAVQLILSDEFKPNINKEGICKVSQLL from the coding sequence GTGACAAAAACAATTGAAGCTTATCTCACGAAAGCATCAAAACTTACAGCTTCCGTTGAGCAATCCGCTTTTTATACTATTTTAGATGAAATTAAGCGAGTTTTAAAGAGAAGGCATACTGTATTTATTATCGGTAATGGCACAAGTGCTGCTACAGCCTGTCATTTTGCAAATGACTTAATGAAAAATGCAGGAGGGATAATAGCCGGCAAGCTTGGATTTGGTATTAAAGTCATTGCACTACCGGAGAATATGCCATTTTTCACGGCAGTATCCAACGACATATGTTTGGAGCAGACATATACTCAATATCTGCGTGCGTATGCTTCGGCAGGTGATCTGGTTATGATATTTTCTTCCGGTACTCCACACAGAAATTTGATAGAAGCAGCAAAATTCAGTTATACAAGGGGGCTGCGAGTTGTTTCAATTACAGGGCAAGTACCGGGGACACTGGAAGAAAACTCCCATGTGCTGTATCACATTGGGAGCAGTATACCGGAACATGTTGAAGACATGCAGGAATTTTTGTGCCATAGTTGGGCAATCCTGCTGCGGGAAGAACTCACCCAGCCGGTAGTATTTCTTGACAGGGATGGAGTTATCAATGAGGACAGACCTGATTACATAAAGAGCTGGAATGAATTTAATTTTCTTCCCGGAGTGGCAGATGCAATTAACAAGCTTAATGAAAAAGGTTATGCAGTAGTAGTCGTAACGAATCAGTCTGCAATTGGGCAAAAAATTATCAGTGAAGAAACGTTGGAGGAAATTCATAAAAGAATGTGCGAAGCTTTGTTACAACAAGGTGCAATTATCAGCAAAATATACTATTGCCCACATACCTCCTCTGAAAACTGTACTTGCCGAAAACCGCAAAACGGATTGATTACAAAGGCATTTGATGAACTGCCGTTGGATATGGAAAATGGCATTTTAATAGGAGACAGGCTTACAGATATCGAAGCAGGTCTTAAATCTTCACTTACCACAATTTTATTGACACACGGCCGGAAGCACCGGGACATTATAAAGGCAACACCCCATTATTCGGCAAGGGATTTGACAGGGGCAGTTCAGTTAATACTTAGTGATGAATTCAAACCAAATATCAATAAGGAGGGGATATGCAAAGTAAGTCAGTTATTATGA
- a CDS encoding glycosyltransferase family 2 protein: MEAKKQIKYCIITNDDDMHTQKKEIEAVGFYQWLNVFQGHIFKAGQIISRLKDTDFDIIHVQLTPENLPVIHSIRGRIGYRSKTKLVVSMDIPVKCWKKYFIDFLELTDAVQKADFVFATEYSISRRLEALTGAQVYELAYPADIQKIKTYCSGNNSQKNKYINVIHSGKLNNLFRVKRFVKKYNMRLRVVFYKNGNKKLIRKLMKYNIETVQCNNEEEYCKALNESAALIDTNRYPNYGKSIIYAAAMGIIVIGNQLSDASRRCYPFTWTKRNLLTALKVVLDMQKHNGEMLNFVSENARSKVECYNWYNIGERFLQMLSGKTQDKKFLKHVRNFGTDPDRTVFYRDIPHMFGDKAINLEKNELAVVCLLKDGMDYLEDFLEHYNNLGVKHFVFIDDNSTDGTVEFLKGKPNVTVYQVNIKPSMVYESEIRRAIIQSLFDNCWCLCVDVDELFDYPYSDRISLAQFLDYLNKNEYTAVVAYMLDMFSKNSRVLDTNYTDRLADKYCYYDISQVKKGKYFKHNLNFCNYNVLSDKGMKYYYGGIRRKLFGKIVINKKEIPRYLLIKHPLMFIDRKIEPITNPHFCNKAHIADVNGLLKHYKFTDSFIDKLNAERDYSFFGRIEHNEYSKILQGKENINFYSSDSKKLEDMEYLIKSHFLQVSGRYLNYVKQQGT, translated from the coding sequence ATGGAAGCTAAAAAGCAGATAAAATATTGTATTATAACAAATGATGATGATATGCATACTCAAAAAAAAGAAATAGAAGCTGTCGGGTTCTATCAGTGGCTGAATGTATTCCAAGGACATATTTTCAAGGCAGGCCAAATAATAAGCCGTCTCAAAGACACTGATTTTGATATAATTCATGTACAATTAACACCAGAAAACCTTCCTGTTATACATTCAATAAGGGGCAGAATCGGTTATAGGTCAAAGACCAAGCTTGTTGTCAGTATGGATATTCCGGTAAAATGCTGGAAAAAATACTTCATTGATTTTTTAGAATTGACTGATGCTGTACAAAAAGCGGATTTTGTTTTTGCAACGGAATACAGCATATCAAGAAGACTGGAAGCATTAACAGGCGCACAGGTATATGAACTGGCATACCCGGCAGATATACAAAAAATCAAGACATACTGCTCCGGGAATAATTCTCAAAAAAATAAGTATATAAATGTTATACATTCAGGCAAGCTAAATAACCTTTTCAGGGTTAAGAGGTTTGTAAAGAAATATAATATGAGGCTCAGGGTGGTTTTTTATAAGAACGGGAACAAAAAATTAATTCGGAAATTAATGAAATATAATATTGAAACTGTTCAATGCAATAACGAAGAGGAATACTGCAAAGCATTAAATGAAAGTGCAGCACTTATAGATACCAATAGGTATCCCAACTATGGTAAGAGCATTATTTATGCTGCTGCCATGGGGATAATAGTAATCGGGAATCAATTATCGGATGCATCCAGACGCTGCTATCCCTTTACATGGACCAAAAGAAATTTACTGACAGCATTAAAAGTAGTGTTAGATATGCAAAAACATAACGGTGAAATGCTGAATTTCGTTTCAGAGAACGCACGTTCAAAAGTAGAATGTTACAATTGGTATAATATAGGAGAACGCTTTCTTCAGATGCTTTCCGGTAAGACTCAAGACAAAAAATTCTTAAAGCATGTCCGTAATTTCGGCACCGACCCTGACAGAACTGTATTTTACAGAGATATCCCTCACATGTTTGGAGACAAAGCCATTAATTTGGAAAAGAATGAGTTGGCTGTGGTTTGTCTTCTCAAAGACGGAATGGATTATTTGGAAGATTTTTTGGAGCATTATAATAATCTGGGGGTAAAACATTTTGTATTTATTGATGATAATTCTACCGATGGTACCGTAGAGTTTCTAAAAGGCAAACCCAATGTTACCGTTTATCAGGTAAATATAAAGCCTTCTATGGTATATGAAAGTGAAATAAGGAGAGCCATTATACAGAGCCTCTTTGATAACTGCTGGTGTCTGTGCGTGGATGTGGATGAGCTGTTTGACTACCCCTATTCTGATAGGATTTCTCTGGCACAATTTTTAGACTATCTTAACAAAAACGAATATACCGCAGTTGTTGCCTATATGCTGGATATGTTTTCAAAAAACAGCAGGGTTTTAGATACGAACTATACAGATCGACTTGCAGATAAATATTGTTATTATGATATTTCTCAAGTCAAAAAGGGAAAATATTTTAAGCACAACCTCAACTTTTGCAACTATAACGTACTTTCGGACAAGGGAATGAAATATTATTACGGAGGTATACGCAGAAAGCTGTTTGGAAAAATCGTAATCAATAAAAAGGAAATTCCTCGTTATTTACTGATAAAGCATCCGTTGATGTTCATAGACCGTAAAATTGAGCCCATAACAAATCCTCATTTTTGTAACAAAGCACATATCGCAGATGTAAATGGACTTTTAAAACACTATAAATTCACAGATTCATTTATAGACAAGCTTAATGCAGAGCGGGATTACAGTTTTTTCGGAAGAATAGAGCACAATGAGTACTCGAAAATACTGCAAGGGAAAGAAAACATAAATTTCTATTCTAGTGATTCAAAAAAATTGGAGGATATGGAATATTTAATTAAATCACACTTTTTACAGGTTTCGGGGAGATACTTGAATTATGTAAAGCAACAGGGGACTTAG
- a CDS encoding class I adenylate-forming enzyme family protein, producing MMIIDLLEESVEKYRGKIAVCCDERNMTYGELYIRILKLSEELTAKGVKKGDHVALLLANSIEFILSFFAVNRCGGIIIPVYVNTGANKLVSIVNFCDIKFIISSKQYQDVYNAVTREVCLKMQSIFSVNEDGITECITLAEAPPLQEKVYESSECSNCHDLAVILFSSGTTGIPKGVMLSNNNITSNAKAISDYLRLSPDDKVLLVKNINHASSITGEMLISLYNGCSLYLTGDLPTPSLILQLMRKKGITVFFAVPSILFTLVRHRDFKSCCFEKLRIMNFYGACIGCEEIKMLHEKFPRVNLIYSYGLTEASPRVTYLEGEELIKRQGSSGKAIKDIELFIVDEAGNFQGPGSVGEIAVKGPNVMLGYYKNSELTKKVLGDGLLHTGDYGYRDEEGFLYVMGRKDNLIIQSGKNVYPEEIEKVLGSCSGIAEALVRGESDSFLGQKITAYLVAEDESSTELREVLLHCRQNLEDYKVPREVYFVAALEKNPNGKTVRNQEIKI from the coding sequence ATGATGATTATTGATTTGCTTGAAGAATCAGTTGAAAAATACCGTGGCAAAATCGCCGTATGCTGTGACGAACGTAATATGACCTACGGAGAATTGTATATAAGAATTCTGAAGCTTTCTGAGGAATTAACCGCAAAAGGTGTTAAAAAAGGGGATCACGTGGCACTGCTTCTGGCGAATTCAATAGAATTCATACTGTCATTTTTTGCGGTTAACCGCTGCGGAGGTATTATTATTCCGGTTTATGTGAATACCGGTGCAAACAAATTGGTGAGTATAGTAAATTTCTGTGATATCAAGTTTATCATTAGTTCAAAGCAATATCAGGATGTGTATAACGCAGTAACACGGGAAGTTTGTTTGAAAATGCAGAGTATATTCAGCGTCAATGAGGATGGTATCACAGAATGTATTACACTGGCAGAAGCTCCGCCATTGCAGGAAAAGGTGTATGAATCAAGTGAATGCAGTAATTGCCACGATTTGGCAGTTATACTTTTTTCGTCCGGCACCACAGGCATACCAAAAGGGGTTATGCTTTCAAATAACAATATTACCAGCAATGCAAAGGCGATTTCCGATTATCTGAGGTTATCACCCGACGACAAGGTGCTTCTGGTAAAAAATATAAACCATGCCTCCAGTATAACGGGGGAAATGCTAATTTCATTATATAATGGGTGTTCATTGTACTTAACAGGAGATTTACCAACTCCTTCACTAATCCTACAACTAATGAGAAAAAAAGGGATTACCGTATTTTTTGCTGTTCCTTCCATATTATTTACATTGGTGAGACACAGGGACTTTAAAAGCTGCTGTTTTGAAAAGCTGAGAATTATGAACTTTTATGGAGCCTGCATAGGGTGTGAAGAGATTAAAATGCTCCATGAAAAATTCCCTAGGGTAAACCTGATTTATTCCTACGGACTAACAGAGGCGTCTCCAAGAGTAACCTATCTGGAAGGTGAAGAGCTTATCAAAAGGCAAGGCTCGTCAGGAAAAGCCATTAAGGATATTGAACTTTTTATAGTTGATGAAGCCGGAAATTTTCAAGGCCCGGGAAGTGTTGGTGAAATCGCCGTCAAAGGCCCCAATGTGATGCTGGGATACTACAAAAACAGCGAATTGACTAAAAAAGTACTGGGGGATGGATTACTGCATACGGGTGATTACGGGTACAGGGATGAAGAAGGTTTTCTGTATGTGATGGGAAGGAAAGATAACTTGATTATTCAATCAGGAAAAAATGTATATCCCGAGGAAATTGAAAAAGTACTGGGGAGCTGTTCCGGAATTGCTGAAGCTCTGGTAAGGGGAGAGAGCGACAGCTTCCTCGGTCAGAAAATCACAGCGTATTTGGTTGCGGAGGATGAATCCTCGACGGAGCTTAGGGAAGTGCTGCTGCATTGCAGGCAAAATCTTGAGGATTACAAGGTTCCGAGAGAAGTGTACTTTGTAGCCGCACTGGAAAAGAACCCCAACGGCAAAACTGTAAGAAATCAGGAAATAAAAATATAG
- a CDS encoding D-sedoheptulose-7-phosphate isomerase: MIEDFKKPLHAIEQVQIENSARYVLEALKKNCSVFICGNGGSGANANLFAASMSKIVMDSCNIRVISLNSNMAIITHVAESMNYINIFSKQIANLAHDSDLLIAISGSGNSPNILEAVATAKALGMYTIGLTGMGGGKLSSMVDFPIAVNSDSMEIIETIHTVILHAISVWVAEKVAE, encoded by the coding sequence ATGATTGAAGACTTTAAAAAGCCTTTACATGCCATAGAACAAGTGCAAATTGAGAATTCTGCCCGGTATGTTCTGGAGGCATTGAAAAAAAACTGTAGTGTTTTTATTTGCGGAAATGGAGGAAGCGGTGCTAATGCCAATTTGTTTGCCGCTTCCATGTCAAAAATTGTAATGGATAGCTGTAATATTCGTGTAATAAGCTTAAATTCCAATATGGCAATCATTACTCATGTGGCTGAAAGTATGAATTATATTAATATATTCAGCAAGCAAATTGCAAACCTGGCACATGACTCAGACCTGCTGATTGCCATAAGCGGAAGCGGGAATTCTCCAAACATTTTGGAGGCAGTAGCCACTGCGAAGGCCTTGGGAATGTATACTATAGGTTTAACCGGGATGGGTGGCGGAAAGCTGTCTTCCATGGTGGATTTCCCAATTGCCGTGAATTCAGACAGCATGGAAATAATTGAAACAATACATACCGTGATTCTCCATGCCATTTCTGTCTGGGTGGCGGAAAAGGTAGCCGAATGA
- a CDS encoding glycosyltransferase, with product METVKIVSACDSHYVQHLGVMITSLLENTSMKTSLEFYVIDGGITDADKELLCSCTCLYGCKINFITIQADFYARFGESPSASDATYFRIFVSELLDTSVEKVIYLDCDIVVIKDIAELWKTDVSEYFLAAVADCGVEYSGEYAVTLKRKLGMKRKDCYFNAGVLLINLVKWREESISKSICKFLFENKGKIDFADQDGLNAVLCNRWLPLDSRWNQQVAHCEFYEQEKVVWENVTRAVREPWIIHYTTSYFSGTKPWNYLDMHPYRQEYYRYLHMTPWKSFIPPDRTIWNILLKIIYEAYAGRLLINYYRRSIKPTYRYETARLPKKLTLSLWFKLLYLIVHPFIFYYKSMTRKKEKLKSQKHICPCCGYKTLEQRPPKTEEVCEICGWEYDFYQLCYPDESNGANEVALNQARKNYMEFGASEEKYRYVVRRPDRYDKKKMEAVKYAARY from the coding sequence ATGGAAACAGTCAAGATAGTTTCTGCATGTGACAGCCATTATGTACAGCATTTGGGGGTCATGATTACTTCATTGCTTGAGAATACTTCCATGAAGACAAGTCTGGAATTTTACGTTATTGATGGAGGTATAACAGATGCTGATAAGGAGTTGCTTTGTTCATGTACCTGCTTATATGGCTGTAAAATTAACTTTATAACTATCCAAGCAGACTTTTATGCCAGATTTGGAGAAAGCCCCTCAGCAAGTGATGCTACATATTTCCGGATATTTGTTTCGGAGCTGCTTGACACAAGTGTTGAAAAAGTAATTTATCTTGATTGTGACATCGTAGTAATAAAAGATATAGCCGAACTATGGAAAACAGATGTATCAGAGTATTTTTTAGCGGCTGTTGCGGATTGTGGAGTTGAATACTCGGGTGAGTATGCTGTAACTCTTAAAAGAAAACTGGGTATGAAAAGGAAAGACTGCTACTTTAATGCCGGAGTCCTGTTAATTAATCTGGTCAAATGGAGGGAAGAGAGTATTTCTAAAAGCATCTGCAAGTTTCTTTTTGAGAATAAAGGAAAGATTGATTTTGCTGATCAGGACGGGTTAAATGCAGTATTATGTAACCGTTGGTTGCCGCTGGACTCTCGATGGAATCAGCAGGTTGCACATTGTGAGTTTTACGAACAGGAGAAAGTAGTATGGGAAAATGTGACCAGAGCAGTCAGGGAACCGTGGATAATTCATTATACAACCAGTTATTTTTCAGGAACTAAGCCGTGGAATTATTTGGACATGCATCCGTACAGACAGGAATATTACAGATATCTTCATATGACACCATGGAAGAGTTTTATTCCTCCAGACCGTACAATTTGGAATATACTTTTGAAAATCATTTATGAAGCATATGCAGGAAGGCTTTTAATCAATTATTACAGACGAAGCATAAAACCCACATACCGATATGAGACCGCACGGCTGCCCAAAAAATTGACCTTATCCTTATGGTTTAAACTGTTGTACCTTATTGTCCATCCATTTATTTTTTATTACAAAAGCATGACACGGAAAAAGGAAAAGTTGAAAAGTCAAAAACACATTTGTCCTTGTTGTGGTTATAAAACACTGGAACAAAGGCCCCCAAAGACTGAGGAAGTGTGTGAAATCTGCGGATGGGAGTACGACTTTTATCAATTGTGCTACCCGGATGAAAGCAATGGCGCCAATGAGGTTGCATTGAATCAGGCAAGAAAAAATTATATGGAATTTGGTGCATCTGAAGAAAAATACAGGTATGTGGTCAGAAGACCCGACCGTTATGATAAGAAAAAAATGGAGGCTGTTAAATATGCTGCTAGATATTAG
- a CDS encoding GHMP kinase, giving the protein MVISKTPLRISFFGGGTDMQQFWREEEGCVLSCSINKYIHVIVNKSFDRLIHIKYFEQEDVDSIDKIKHDLVRETMRKAGIKGGVEVVILSDIPHTGSGLGSSSTLTVGLLNAFYTYCGKKVSKEILAQQACEIEIDILGKPIGKQDQYIAAYGGLNKIVFKPNGSVQVQQVEPIYNMLPALRKYLLLFYTGIGHKSEDILEEQTRLITHTRPVLRKIKEQVNDALKILSGEDLEKLGTLMQEGWRLKCQLASKISNNFLNELIERAFKAGAMGAKITGAGGGGFLLLICKPELQDSVRNKLGDLKEFSFDLEAGGTEILMDSENLRFA; this is encoded by the coding sequence TTGGTTATTTCAAAAACACCGCTAAGAATTAGCTTTTTTGGCGGAGGTACTGATATGCAACAGTTCTGGAGGGAAGAAGAAGGGTGTGTTCTTAGCTGCTCTATAAACAAATACATCCATGTCATTGTTAATAAAAGCTTTGACCGGTTAATACACATTAAATATTTTGAACAAGAGGATGTTGATTCCATAGATAAAATAAAACATGATTTGGTACGTGAAACAATGCGTAAAGCGGGAATTAAAGGTGGAGTCGAAGTTGTGATTCTATCGGATATCCCTCATACCGGGAGTGGTTTAGGGTCTTCCAGCACTTTAACAGTGGGACTGCTTAATGCATTCTATACATATTGCGGAAAGAAGGTTTCTAAAGAGATCTTGGCGCAGCAGGCATGCGAAATTGAAATTGATATCCTTGGCAAGCCTATCGGAAAACAGGATCAATATATAGCTGCATATGGGGGATTGAACAAAATAGTATTTAAACCCAATGGGAGTGTACAGGTGCAACAAGTTGAACCTATATATAACATGTTACCGGCTTTACGAAAGTATTTACTGTTGTTCTATACCGGAATCGGACATAAATCAGAAGATATTCTTGAAGAACAAACAAGACTTATTACCCACACAAGGCCTGTTTTGAGGAAAATAAAAGAACAGGTTAATGATGCTTTGAAAATTTTGTCCGGGGAAGACCTTGAGAAACTGGGAACATTAATGCAGGAGGGTTGGAGATTAAAATGCCAACTTGCAAGCAAAATAAGCAACAACTTTCTTAACGAGTTAATTGAAAGAGCTTTCAAGGCAGGGGCTATGGGTGCAAAGATTACAGGGGCAGGTGGAGGCGGATTCCTTCTCCTTATCTGCAAACCGGAATTACAGGATTCTGTTCGCAATAAACTGGGTGATTTAAAAGAATTCAGCTTCGATTTGGAAGCAGGTGGAACCGAGATATTGATGGATAGTGAAAACTTGCGGTTTGCATAA
- the galT gene encoding galactose-1-phosphate uridylyltransferase — protein sequence MAELRWNPLLKDWVIIAPKRQGRPVISKEQCPFCVSSGKVPKDYDVYSFENDFPALSQNLPDETLPSYDVHEVNKIKGAYGKCEVILYSPEHKASLHQLSVEHLKKLVELWIERFNALKADERIKYIYIFENRGELVGATISHPHGQIYGYSYIPKRAMLELESCEEYFRTQNTCLICEMLKNEINNRDRMILENDSFAAFIPFFSECPYGVYIVSKSHKNNLGQFNARERSDLAGILKDITGSLDMLFHYPFPYMMCMQQGPVNSGDFGAHSHFHIEFFSPMRSKDSQKFNASGETGAWAHINPTRPEEKALELRRAYMQYRDGIQG from the coding sequence ATGGCAGAACTACGGTGGAATCCTTTATTAAAAGACTGGGTAATCATTGCACCAAAACGGCAGGGAAGACCTGTAATATCAAAGGAGCAATGCCCTTTTTGTGTGAGTTCGGGGAAGGTACCGAAGGATTATGATGTATACAGCTTTGAAAATGACTTTCCCGCCTTGTCTCAAAATTTACCGGACGAAACTTTACCTTCCTATGATGTTCATGAAGTTAATAAAATTAAGGGCGCCTATGGCAAATGCGAGGTTATCTTGTATTCACCCGAGCATAAGGCAAGCCTCCATCAATTGTCGGTGGAGCATCTGAAGAAGTTGGTGGAGTTGTGGATAGAAAGGTTTAATGCCTTAAAAGCAGATGAAAGAATAAAGTATATTTACATATTTGAAAATCGGGGCGAGCTTGTAGGGGCTACCATTTCACATCCTCATGGACAAATATACGGTTATTCATATATACCCAAAAGGGCAATGCTAGAGCTTGAATCCTGTGAAGAATATTTCAGAACACAGAATACCTGTCTGATATGTGAGATGCTAAAAAATGAAATAAATAACAGAGACAGAATGATTTTAGAAAATGACAGCTTTGCAGCCTTTATACCATTCTTTAGCGAATGCCCTTATGGAGTATATATTGTCAGTAAGAGCCACAAAAATAATCTGGGACAGTTCAACGCTCGTGAGAGGTCTGATTTAGCAGGTATATTAAAGGATATTACAGGAAGTCTCGATATGTTGTTCCATTATCCCTTCCCGTACATGATGTGCATGCAACAGGGGCCTGTAAACAGCGGGGATTTTGGAGCACATTCCCACTTTCATATTGAATTTTTTTCTCCTATGAGGTCAAAGGATAGCCAAAAGTTTAATGCATCCGGTGAAACTGGTGCATGGGCTCACATTAACCCTACCAGACCTGAGGAGAAAGCTTTGGAGCTACGTAGAGCATATATGCAATATAGAGATGGAATTCAGGGGTGA